The Pseudomonas azadiae genome includes a window with the following:
- a CDS encoding efflux RND transporter periplasmic adaptor subunit: MKRPRPARRALLAIACLLPIIAIAAWQVLPPGRDALTTVTVSRGNIENSVTALGTLQPRRYVDVGAQASGQIRKIHVEAGDQVQEGQLLVEIDPSTQQAKLDASRYAIENLNAQLQEQKAQHELARQKYQRQQRLAAGNATREEDVQTASAELKATQARIDMYQAQIRQARASLRSDEAELGYTRIYAPMAGTVVAVDARVGQTLNAQQQTPLILRIAKLSPMTVWAEVSEADIGHVKPGMTAYFTTLSGGNRRWTSTVRQILPIPPKPLNETQGSGSPNSSSKSGSGRVVLYTVLLDVDNSDNALMAEMTTQVFFVASQVKDALTAPVAALQGTSSADRQIARVVLKNGRIEERHVQLGISDRLRVQVLKGLDEGDQLLIGPADGSGG, from the coding sequence ATGAAACGCCCTCGACCTGCCCGACGCGCCTTGCTGGCTATCGCGTGCCTGCTCCCCATCATTGCCATCGCGGCCTGGCAGGTGCTGCCGCCGGGGCGTGACGCGCTCACCACCGTGACCGTCAGCCGCGGCAATATCGAAAACAGCGTGACCGCCCTGGGCACCCTGCAACCGCGGCGCTACGTGGACGTGGGCGCCCAGGCATCCGGGCAGATCCGCAAGATCCACGTCGAGGCTGGCGATCAGGTCCAGGAAGGCCAGCTGCTGGTGGAGATCGACCCGTCCACGCAACAGGCCAAGCTCGACGCCAGCCGCTACGCCATCGAAAACCTCAACGCCCAGTTGCAGGAGCAGAAGGCCCAGCACGAGCTGGCGCGCCAGAAATACCAGCGCCAGCAACGCTTGGCCGCCGGTAACGCCACCCGTGAAGAAGACGTACAAACCGCCAGCGCGGAACTCAAGGCCACCCAGGCCCGGATCGACATGTACCAGGCCCAGATCCGCCAGGCCCGGGCCAGCCTGCGCAGCGACGAAGCGGAACTGGGCTACACGCGCATCTACGCGCCCATGGCCGGCACCGTCGTGGCGGTGGATGCACGGGTCGGCCAGACCCTCAACGCGCAGCAGCAGACGCCGCTGATCCTGCGCATCGCCAAATTGTCGCCGATGACCGTGTGGGCTGAAGTCTCGGAAGCCGATATCGGCCACGTCAAACCCGGCATGACTGCGTATTTCACCACCCTCAGCGGCGGCAACCGCCGCTGGACCAGCACCGTGCGGCAGATTTTGCCGATCCCGCCCAAGCCGTTGAATGAAACCCAGGGCAGCGGCAGCCCCAACAGTTCCAGTAAAAGCGGCAGTGGCCGCGTGGTGCTGTACACCGTGCTGCTGGACGTGGACAACAGCGACAACGCGCTGATGGCCGAAATGACCACCCAGGTGTTTTTCGTCGCCAGCCAGGTCAAGGACGCCCTCACCGCCCCCGTTGCCGCGTTGCAGGGCACTTCCAGCGCCGATCGGCAGATCGCGCGGGTCGTGTTGAAAAACGGCCGTATCGAAGAACGTCACGTGCAACTGGGCATCAGCGACCGCCTGCGCGTTCAGGTGCTCAAGGGCCTGGACGAAGGCGATCAACTGCTGATCGGCCCGGCCGACGGCAGCGGGGGTTGA
- a CDS encoding sigma-70 family RNA polymerase sigma factor, whose protein sequence is MLENYYRELVCFLNAKLGNRQVAEDVVHDAYVRVLERSSQVPIEQPRAFLYRTALNLVIDGHRRNALRQVEPLDVLDAEERFATCSPHTQHDHGQRLELLERALAELSPACRDSFLLRKLEGLTHLQIAQRLCISRALVEKHIVNAMKHCRVRMREWEAY, encoded by the coding sequence ATGTTGGAAAACTACTATCGCGAGCTGGTGTGTTTCCTCAACGCCAAGCTGGGCAACCGCCAGGTGGCCGAAGATGTGGTGCATGACGCTTATGTCCGGGTGCTGGAACGTTCCAGCCAGGTCCCCATCGAACAACCCCGCGCCTTTTTGTACCGCACCGCCCTCAACCTGGTGATCGACGGTCACCGCCGCAACGCCTTGCGCCAGGTCGAGCCGCTGGATGTGCTGGACGCCGAAGAGCGCTTCGCCACCTGCTCGCCGCACACCCAGCACGACCATGGCCAGCGCCTGGAACTGCTCGAGCGCGCCTTGGCCGAGCTGTCGCCGGCGTGTCGCGACAGTTTCCTGTTGCGCAAACTCGAGGGCCTGACCCACCTGCAGATCGCGCAACGCCTGTGTATTTCCCGCGCCTTGGTGGAAAAACACATCGTCAACGCCATGAAGCACTGCCGGGTGCGCATGCGCGAGTGGGAAGCGTACTGA
- a CDS encoding lysine N(6)-hydroxylase/L-ornithine N(5)-oxygenase family protein has protein sequence MTQAIASPAVHDLIGIGFGPSNLALAIALQEREKAQGKLDVLFLDKQADYRWHGNTLVTQSELQISFLKDLVTLRNPTSPYSFVNYLKAHDRLVDFINLGTFYPCRMEYNDYLRWVAGQFQAQARYGEEVLAIEPILHQQQVEALRVISRDALGEQHVRTTRSVVVSAGGTPRIPEAFKALKGDNRVFHHSQYLERLASQPCVEGKAMRIAIIGGGQSAAEAFIDLNDSFPSVQVDMILRGSALKPADDSPFVNEVFSPAFTDLVFQQEGAERERLVAEYQNTNYSVVDLDLIERIYGIFYRQKVSGIARQAFRTMTVVEKATAGPLGIELALRNNASGETSVNHYDAVILATGYERQTHRALLAPLEAYLGDFEVARDYRIVTDERCNAGIYIQGFSQASHGLSDTLLSVLPIRADEIAASLYALDRGRGQGRSVQDLLLATAS, from the coding sequence ATGACACAGGCAATTGCTTCGCCCGCGGTTCACGACCTGATCGGTATCGGTTTCGGCCCTTCGAACCTGGCGCTGGCCATCGCCCTGCAGGAGCGCGAAAAGGCCCAGGGCAAACTGGACGTGCTGTTTCTCGACAAACAGGCCGACTACCGCTGGCACGGCAATACCCTGGTGACCCAGAGCGAACTGCAGATTTCGTTCCTCAAGGACCTGGTGACCCTGCGCAACCCCACCAGCCCGTACTCCTTCGTCAATTACCTCAAGGCCCATGACCGCCTGGTGGACTTCATCAACCTGGGCACCTTCTACCCGTGCCGCATGGAGTACAACGACTACCTGCGCTGGGTGGCGGGGCAGTTCCAGGCCCAGGCGCGCTATGGCGAGGAAGTGCTGGCCATCGAGCCGATCCTGCATCAGCAGCAGGTTGAAGCGCTGCGCGTGATTTCCCGCGATGCGCTGGGCGAGCAGCATGTGCGCACCACCCGTTCGGTGGTCGTCAGCGCCGGCGGCACGCCGCGCATTCCCGAGGCGTTCAAGGCGCTCAAGGGTGACAACCGGGTGTTCCACCATTCGCAATACCTGGAGCGCCTGGCCTCGCAGCCGTGTGTCGAGGGCAAGGCCATGCGCATTGCCATCATCGGCGGCGGCCAGAGCGCGGCCGAGGCCTTTATCGACCTCAACGACAGCTTCCCCTCGGTGCAGGTCGACATGATCCTGCGCGGCTCGGCGCTCAAGCCCGCCGATGACAGCCCGTTCGTCAACGAAGTGTTCTCGCCGGCCTTTACCGACCTGGTGTTCCAGCAGGAGGGGGCCGAGCGCGAGCGCCTGGTCGCCGAGTACCAGAACACCAACTATTCGGTGGTGGACCTGGACCTGATCGAGCGTATCTACGGCATTTTCTACCGCCAGAAAGTCTCCGGCATCGCCCGCCAGGCGTTCCGCACCATGACCGTGGTCGAAAAGGCCACCGCCGGCCCGCTGGGCATCGAACTGGCGCTGCGCAACAACGCCAGCGGCGAAACCAGCGTCAATCACTATGATGCGGTGATCCTGGCAACCGGCTACGAGCGCCAGACGCACCGCGCCTTGCTGGCGCCGCTGGAGGCCTACCTGGGCGACTTCGAAGTGGCGCGGGACTACCGCATCGTCACCGATGAGCGTTGCAACGCCGGCATCTACATCCAAGGGTTCAGCCAGGCCAGCCACGGCTTGAGCGATACCTTGCTGTCGGTGCTGCCGATCCGCGCGGATGAAATTGCGGCGTCGTTGTATGCACTGGACCGTGGGCGTGGCCAGGGCCGCTCGGTGCAGGACTTGTTACTGGCTACCGCGAGCTGA